The Stratiformator vulcanicus genome has a segment encoding these proteins:
- a CDS encoding Gldg family protein — protein sequence MQSAIGLLVFLAALLPFAVALWRFVSSPTLRAVYRRNVASYFSGVIGYLFIVVFVVAASLLAFSQRFFTDNLANLDQLSEVFPILLLFLVPAITMAAWADERKLGTEELLFTLPASDFDILIGKYLSVLSVYTAVLAFSVTDLLFLEWIGNPDWGALGTTYLGYWFAGAGLLGAGMLMSAITGSTTVAFVLGAVVCAIPVFIAAAPRSFFGLFELPQEALTALSVSENLRDFTLGVIPADGMFYFASLCVFTLYLNYIVIRRRHWAADVSALMGVQYTLRAVSLATILVALNVLANYGTMRADLTGERLYTLTDATRSLLDEIDPNQPVQIQAFVSEEVPREFVPVRKRLLGLLRQYDQLGGQKVDVRFVSVEPFSAEVEEAEQLGIEPQRVVSERDGRQTEEDIYLGVFFTSPYDEETISRVGPGSKLEYELTRTLGTVANKERLTVGVLETDAGVIGGQNEWQIVEELKLQYNVEAVSPDAEIDEEKYDVLMAVMPSSLTQPQMDNFVTYVKSGKPVLVFDDPFPMTLNGGGFVTVAPRLSKPTPGGPFNRQQQPPEPKADDGTLATLMRTLKLSWTHDSILWDRYNPHPEFGTRIPLEYVFVKNRRENPAALSDDSPATTGLEEVLVAYPGEVQNTKGAEHQFTPLLVSGANSGLLQWEDLFESSFNPFTFQPAQRLKQDVTYVMDGDVHAIAAHIQPAEGEEGPNVIFVADADCVADWFFQMRLQESAFEFDNVSFVLNAVDILAGQDEFVAVRSRRAKQRTLTKVEDRTATFYDDLQQNKERVESELDEQLEERRETFAKRKELVEQDDDLDPRQKQQQLALLASEEQLKMEVFEENARRDAKRENEKLQAKTLRDIRKTEELFWLVAILAPPLPAVLLGLIVSIVRVTSERQTVDPDRLRRD from the coding sequence ATGCAAAGCGCGATCGGACTGCTCGTATTTCTGGCGGCACTACTTCCCTTCGCTGTCGCGCTGTGGCGATTTGTCAGCAGCCCGACGCTTCGGGCAGTTTACCGCCGCAACGTCGCGTCGTACTTCTCCGGAGTGATCGGCTACCTGTTCATCGTGGTGTTCGTGGTCGCGGCTTCGCTATTGGCGTTCAGCCAGCGATTCTTCACGGACAATCTCGCCAACCTCGATCAACTCAGCGAGGTCTTCCCGATCCTGCTCTTATTCCTCGTGCCCGCGATCACGATGGCGGCCTGGGCCGATGAGCGGAAGCTCGGCACGGAGGAACTTCTCTTCACGCTTCCGGCCTCCGATTTCGACATTTTGATCGGCAAGTATCTCTCGGTGCTCTCGGTCTACACGGCCGTGCTGGCGTTCTCGGTGACCGACCTGCTGTTTCTGGAGTGGATCGGCAATCCCGATTGGGGAGCCCTCGGTACGACCTATCTCGGCTACTGGTTTGCCGGGGCCGGGCTGCTCGGCGCGGGCATGTTGATGAGTGCCATCACCGGCAGCACAACGGTGGCGTTCGTGCTCGGGGCGGTCGTGTGTGCGATTCCAGTCTTTATCGCCGCGGCGCCGCGCTCCTTCTTCGGGCTGTTCGAATTGCCGCAGGAAGCCCTGACGGCGCTGAGTGTTTCTGAAAATCTGCGTGACTTCACGCTCGGCGTCATTCCCGCCGATGGGATGTTCTACTTCGCCTCGCTGTGCGTCTTCACGCTGTATCTGAACTACATTGTGATCCGCCGGCGGCATTGGGCGGCCGACGTCTCGGCGTTGATGGGGGTGCAGTACACGCTCAGGGCGGTCTCACTGGCGACGATTCTTGTGGCGCTCAATGTGCTTGCCAACTACGGCACGATGCGTGCTGATTTGACGGGTGAGCGGCTCTACACGCTGACCGATGCGACACGGTCGCTGCTCGACGAGATTGATCCGAATCAACCGGTGCAGATTCAGGCATTCGTCAGCGAAGAAGTCCCGCGCGAATTCGTACCGGTCCGCAAGCGGTTACTCGGGTTGCTGCGGCAGTACGATCAATTGGGCGGCCAGAAGGTCGACGTGCGGTTTGTGAGCGTCGAGCCCTTCAGCGCTGAAGTGGAAGAGGCCGAACAGCTCGGGATCGAACCGCAGCGGGTCGTCTCGGAACGTGACGGGCGTCAGACCGAAGAGGACATTTATCTCGGCGTGTTCTTCACCAGTCCGTACGATGAGGAAACGATTTCGCGGGTCGGTCCGGGTTCGAAACTCGAATATGAACTGACCCGGACCCTTGGCACCGTCGCGAATAAGGAGCGGCTCACGGTCGGGGTGCTGGAGACCGACGCGGGCGTGATCGGTGGCCAAAACGAATGGCAGATCGTCGAAGAGCTAAAGCTCCAATACAACGTCGAGGCGGTCTCGCCCGATGCCGAAATCGACGAAGAAAAGTACGACGTTTTGATGGCCGTGATGCCGTCATCGCTGACGCAGCCGCAGATGGACAATTTCGTCACCTACGTGAAATCGGGCAAACCGGTGTTGGTGTTCGATGACCCGTTCCCGATGACATTAAATGGCGGCGGATTTGTGACCGTCGCTCCGCGGCTCAGTAAGCCGACGCCCGGGGGGCCGTTTAATCGACAGCAGCAACCACCGGAGCCGAAGGCGGACGACGGGACGCTCGCGACGCTGATGCGGACCCTGAAATTGTCGTGGACTCACGACTCGATTCTGTGGGATCGCTATAACCCGCACCCCGAATTCGGCACGCGGATCCCGCTCGAGTATGTGTTCGTGAAGAACCGGCGGGAGAACCCCGCGGCCCTTTCGGACGACAGCCCGGCCACGACGGGGCTTGAAGAAGTGCTTGTCGCCTACCCCGGCGAAGTGCAAAACACGAAAGGAGCCGAGCATCAATTTACGCCGCTGCTTGTCAGCGGCGCGAACTCGGGTCTTCTGCAGTGGGAAGACTTATTCGAAAGCTCGTTTAATCCCTTCACTTTTCAGCCGGCACAGCGCCTCAAGCAGGATGTCACGTACGTGATGGATGGCGACGTCCACGCAATAGCGGCTCACATTCAACCGGCCGAAGGCGAAGAGGGCCCCAATGTCATCTTCGTGGCCGATGCCGATTGCGTGGCCGATTGGTTCTTCCAAATGCGTCTGCAAGAGTCGGCGTTCGAATTCGACAACGTCTCGTTTGTGCTCAATGCGGTCGACATTCTGGCCGGACAGGACGAGTTCGTGGCCGTTCGCTCGCGGCGAGCCAAGCAACGAACGTTGACGAAAGTTGAAGATCGCACCGCGACGTTCTACGACGACCTGCAACAGAACAAGGAGCGCGTCGAGAGCGAACTCGATGAGCAGCTCGAGGAACGCCGCGAGACCTTCGCGAAGCGGAAAGAGTTGGTCGAACAGGATGACGACCTCGATCCGCGACAGAAGCAGCAGCAACTGGCTCTGCTGGCCTCGGAAGAGCAATTGAAAATGGAAGTTTTTGAAGAGAACGCCCGGCGGGATGCCAAACGCGAAAACGAAAAGCTGCAGGCAAAGACTCTCCGCGATATTCGCAAGACTGAAGAACTGTTCTGGTTGGTCGCGATTCTGGCTCCGCCTCTGCCGGCGGTCTTATTGGGACTGATCGTTTCGATCGTCCGAGTGACGTCGGAGCGACAGACGGTCGATCCCGATCGTCTCCGCCGCGACTGA
- a CDS encoding ABC transporter ATP-binding protein: MQEADATSETGGDAGTPMISANGLSKFYGSFVAARNVSFSVPQGQVAAFLGPNGAGKSTTMKMLTGFLAPSEGSASIGGFDVAHHRIEAARTLGYLPESGPLYAEMTPNGLLRYAGTARGLSGGTLSSRLDFVIETCSLGSVWRKPISKLSRGFCQRVGMAQALIHDPEVLILDEPTGGLDPNQVHGVRDLVHQLRETKTVLLSTHILREVQAMCDRVILINKGEIVFDGAVAEMGTTDAEMESRFRELTVGEPAMSA; the protein is encoded by the coding sequence ATGCAGGAAGCCGATGCAACATCTGAGACCGGCGGTGACGCCGGGACTCCCATGATTTCGGCAAACGGCTTGTCGAAATTTTACGGCTCGTTCGTGGCGGCGCGGAACGTCTCGTTCTCTGTTCCTCAAGGCCAGGTCGCGGCGTTTCTCGGGCCGAACGGTGCCGGCAAGTCGACCACGATGAAAATGCTGACCGGCTTTTTAGCGCCGAGTGAAGGCTCCGCTTCGATCGGCGGATTTGACGTCGCTCACCATCGGATCGAAGCGGCCCGGACGCTCGGCTATCTGCCGGAGAGCGGTCCGCTTTACGCAGAGATGACGCCCAACGGGCTGCTTCGATATGCCGGAACGGCCCGGGGGTTGTCGGGCGGGACGTTATCGTCGCGACTCGATTTCGTGATCGAAACCTGTTCGCTCGGCAGCGTGTGGCGGAAGCCGATTTCGAAACTGTCGCGCGGTTTTTGCCAGCGGGTCGGCATGGCGCAGGCATTGATACACGATCCCGAAGTGCTGATCCTCGATGAACCGACCGGAGGGCTCGATCCCAATCAAGTGCACGGGGTCCGCGATCTCGTGCATCAACTTCGCGAAACGAAGACGGTCCTGCTGTCGACGCACATTTTGCGAGAGGTGCAGGCGATGTGCGATCGCGTCATTCTGATCAACAAGGGCGAAATCGTCTTTGATGGCGCGGTCGCAGAGATGGGGACAACTGACGCGGAGATGGAGAGCCGATTCCGCGAGTTGACGGTCGGCGAGCCGGCGATGTCGGCCTAA